One Brassica napus cultivar Da-Ae chromosome A5, Da-Ae, whole genome shotgun sequence DNA window includes the following coding sequences:
- the LOC106452630 gene encoding probable mediator of RNA polymerase II transcription subunit 26a: MKPSEHSLDNWRDYFRRGDSDIFGIINHAIILAAADFPKEFKSRRDGIAQLLFSCNASRSCIGCGHEDNNHETVGVSDDSGGGGGDEEDEKKLNDDEIVVVEVMRIRDILLNRDDESNSVLLRSLRKLESMSLSVDLLKDTEIGKAVNGLRRHGSDEIRELAKALFAEWKDLVDQWMNSVNEVAGDEGTPESANYSVVDEAEAFPSPPHDLDFLAPEPTGFELSQILDGLDCDGNPRHSVEPKRKTMRRPEGTHEANLVGRYNKNQQTRREEIDARPMKHSATVEDEHRRQPKQTREQMVHPIQRKPIVIPEQKRNSQQDKLKALDLDARFEFAKRKLQESYQQHDKAKRQRTIQVLETIPKQGKAHKPQLKRPVRR; the protein is encoded by the exons ATGAAACCATCGGAGCACTCGCTGGATAACTGGAGAGACTATTTCCGGCGAGGTGACTCTGATATTTTCGGGATCATCAATCACGCCATCATCCTCGCCGCCGCTGATTTCCCGAAGGAGTTCAAATCCAGAAGAGACGGAATCGCTCAGCTTCTATTCTCTTGTAATGCGAGCCGCAGCTGCATCGGATGTGGCCACGAGGATAATAACCACGAGACGGTTGGAGTCTCCGATGATTCTGGTGGAGGTGGcggtgatgaagaagatgagaagaaaCTGAACGATGATgagattgttgttgttgaggTTATGAGGATCAGAGATATCTTGTTGAATAGAGACGATGAG TCAAACTCTGTGTTACTACGTTCCCTGAGGAAGCTTGAGTCCATGTCTCTGAGTGTGGACCTTCTCAAG GATACTGAAATTGGAAAGGCTGTTAATGGCTTGCGGAGACATGGTTCTGATGAGATTAGGGAACTTGCAAAGGCTCTCTTCGC AGAGTGGAAAGATCTGGTGGACCAATGGATGAACAGCGTTAATGAAGTTGCTG GTGATGAAGGGACGCCAGAGTCTGCAAATTATTCGGTTGTTGATGAAGCAGAAGCCTTTCCTTCTCCTCCGcatgatttagattttttggcTCCTGAGCCTACTGGTTTTGAACTCTCTCAG ATCTTAGATGGCTTGGACTGCGATGGAA ATCCTCGTCACAGTGTGGAGCCTAAAAGAAAAACGATGAGGAGACCCGAGGGTACCCATGAAGCTAATTTGGTTGGGAGGTACAATAAGAATCAACAGACAAGGAGAGAAGAAATTGATGCTAGACCTATGAAGCATTCAGCCACCGTCGAAGACGAGCATAGAAGACAACCAAAGCAAACTAGAGAACAAATGGTACATCCAATCCAAAGAAAACCGATTGTTATTCCTGAGCAGAAGCGGAACTCTCAACAAGAT AAACTCAAAGCTCTGGATCTAGACGCAAGGTTTGAGTTCGCAAAGAGGAAACTCCAAGAGAGCTACCAACAACATGATAAGG CCAAGAGACAGAGGACAATACAAGTACTTGAAACGATTCCAAAGCAGGGTAAAGCCCATAAACCACAACTTAAGAGACCCGTGCGAAGGTAG
- the LOC106452629 gene encoding 2-hydroxy-6-oxononadienedioate/2-hydroxy-6-oxononatrienedioate hydrolase, with protein sequence MNLLNTTTRIFFLHQPKQSIITPSSLSFNAKLSLDSSKTNFQMSCLISGQSFRRPAKRFIVSNAASPSLSGSPDQFLDGGAQTKEETITETEQDPINLADPDSCFCEFQGVNIHHKVFDPRTISDDAPITSVDAQGTTPKVEFPMILLHGFGASVFSWNRVMKPLARLVRSKVLAFDRPAFGLTSRILHPFSGVTNDAKPLNPYSMVYSVLTTLYFIDFLASEKAILVGHSAGCLVAVDSYFEAPERVAALILVAPAIFAPRPVNTAAGAGDNRGENGPRSKFLGTLVELSKVIIGAISTVLTGMASMLSSLYKKALAAFLRSYLGVMLVRMAINKFGVTAVRNAWYDSKQVTDHVVQGYTKPLKAKGWDKALVEFTVATLTDNNGSEKKPPLSKRLQEIKCPVLIVTGDTDRIVPAWNAERLSRAIPGSVFEVIKKCGHLPQEEKPDEFISVVAKFLGDVFGGSQGEQQVDLKFQGSVS encoded by the exons ATGAATTTATTAAACACCACCACACGCATCTTCTTCTTACACCAACCAAAGCAGAGTATCATAACTCCCTCTTCCTTATCTTTCAATGCAAAGCTTAGTTTAGATTCTTCTAAAACCAACTTTCAGATGTCTTGCTTAATCTCCGGCCAATCATTTCGCCGTCCGGCTAAACGTTTCATCGTCTCCAATGCtgcttctccttctctctctggCTCCCCAG ATCAATTTCTTGATGGTGGAGCCCAGACCAAAGAGGAGACCATAACTGAAACAGAGCAGGATCCAATAAACTTAGCTGATCCAGACAGCTGTTTCTGTGAGTTTCAAGGTGTTAACATACACCACAAAGTGTTTGATCCACGGACAATCTCTGATGATGCTCCCATCACAAGCGTCGATGCTCAAGGAACAACCCCAAAAGTCGAGTTTCCAATGATTCTTTTACACGGCTTTGGCGCTTCTGTGTTCTCCTGGAACAGAGTTATGAAGCCTTTAGCTCGCCTTGTCCGTTCGAAAGTCCTCGCCTTTGATAGACCCGCGTTTGGATTGACTTCTCGGATCCTTCACCCGTTTAGTGGTGTTACCAATGATGCAAAGCCGTTGAATCCGTACTCCATGGTGTATTCAGTGCTAACCACGTTGTACTTCATCGATTTTCTTGCTTCCGAGAAGGCCATTCTTGTAGG GCATTCTGCAGGTTGTCTTGTAGCTGTGGATTCTTATTTTGAAGCTCCTGAGCGTGTTGCTGCACTCATTCTCGTTGCTCCAGCTATATTCGCTCCTCGTCCAGTCAACACAGCTGCTGGTGCTGGAGATAACCGTGGCGAAAATGGTCCCAGGAGCAAGTTTCTAGGGACTTTAGTTGAGTTAAGCAAAGTCATTATAGGAGCAATTTCGACAGTTCTAACAGGAATGGCGAGTATGCTGAGTTCTCTCTACAAGAAAGCTTTGGCAGCTTTCCTCAGATCATATCTTGGAGTCATGCTG GTGAGAATGGCAATCAATAAGTTTGGAGTAACAGCTGTTAGAAACGCTTGGTATGACTCAAAACAAGTGACGGATCACGTCGTTCAGGGCTATACAAAG CCTCTAAAAGCAAAGGGATGGGACAAAGCTCTTGTTGAGTTCACCGTGGCTACATTAACGGATAACAATGGCTCAGAGAAGAAACCTCCATTGTCGAAAAGGTTACAAGAAATCAAATGCCCTG TTCTGATTGTCACCGGAGATACGGACCGGATTGTGCCAGCATGGAACGCAGAGAGGCTGTCACGAGCCATCCCTGGATCGGTGTTCGAAGTGATTAAGAAATGTGGGCATCTTCCACAAGAGGAAAAGCCAGACGAGTTCATATCTGTTGTTGCAAAGTTTCTAGGGGATGTTTTTGGAGGGTCACAAGGAGAGCAACAAGTGGACTTGAAGTTCCAAGGCAGTGTGTCATAA